A stretch of DNA from Candidatus Methylarchaceae archaeon HK02M2:
AATTATGCTGAAGCTCTTAGAGAAATCAGTGCCGCTAGAGAAGAAGTTCCAGGAAGGAAAGGATATCCAGGATATCTATATACAGACCTCGCTACAAATTACGAAAGAGCCGGTAGGGTAAAAGGTAAGAAAGGCAGCGTAACCCAGATGCCCATTCTCTCAATGCCAAGTGACGATATAACTCATCCTGTACCAGATTTATCAGGTTATATAACTGAAGGTCAATTAGTCTTAGGAAGAGAACTATACAGAAAAGAAATTTATCCACCACTTAGTGTGCTTATGAGCCTAAGCAGATTACAGAAGGACGGTATTGGTGAAGGAAAGACTCGCGAGGATCATGCAGATGTTAGC
This window harbors:
- a CDS encoding V-type ATP synthase subunit B, translated to NYAEALREISAAREEVPGRKGYPGYLYTDLATNYERAGRVKGKKGSVTQMPILSMPSDDITHPVPDLSGYITEGQLVLGRELYRKEIYPPLSVLMSLSRLQKDGIGEGKTREDHADVSNQLYAAYARAQELRALAEIIGKAGLSEMDLSYLKFGDNFENRFLKQGYEENRTLEETLSLAWRVLSTLPEAELTKIKEAFCKKFYCVTVEPEKES